One genomic segment of Photobacterium sp. DA100 includes these proteins:
- the rplT gene encoding 50S ribosomal protein L20, with protein MPRVKRGVQARARHKKVLKQAKGYYGARSRVYRVAFQAVTKAGQYAYRDRRNKKRTFRQLWIARINAAARQNGMSYSRFINGLKKASIEIDRKILADIAVFDKATFTVLVEKAKAAL; from the coding sequence ATGCCTCGCGTAAAACGTGGTGTACAAGCACGTGCACGTCACAAGAAAGTTCTTAAACAAGCTAAAGGTTACTACGGTGCACGTTCACGTGTTTACCGCGTAGCTTTCCAAGCAGTAACTAAAGCTGGTCAGTACGCTTACCGTGACCGTCGCAACAAGAAACGTACTTTCCGTCAACTATGGATTGCACGTATCAACGCTGCTGCTCGTCAGAACGGTATGTCTTACAGCCGCTTCATCAACGGTCTTAAGAAAGCATCTATCGAGATCGATCGTAAGATCCTTGCTGACATCGCTGTATTCGACAAAGCTACTTTCACAGTACTAGTTGAAAAAGCAAAAGCTGCACTGTAA
- the pheT gene encoding phenylalanine--tRNA ligase subunit beta, with amino-acid sequence MKFSESWLREWVNPAVTTDELTHQITMAGLEVDDVLPVAGTFTGVKVGQVVECGQHPDADKLRVTKVDVGEEELLDIVCGASNCRQGLKVAVATVGAVLPGDFKIKKAKLRGQPSHGMLCSFTELGIDVESDGIMELAEDAVNGTDFREFLGLDDVTVDVDLTANRADCFSIRGLAREVGVLNRADVTEPAVEAVAPSIDDTVSIEVKAPAACPRYLGRVVKNVNVQAETPLWMQEKLRRCGIRSIDPVVDITNYVLLEQGQPMHAFDLAKIEGGIVVRLAEQGEKLTLLDGTEAELNADTLVVADHNKALAIAGIFGGEESGVTTETKDVLLECAFFAPDHIRGRARSYGLHTDSSMRFERGVDYALQVSAMERATQLLVEICGGEVAPVVAEESEADLPKPSTVALRRTKLDNLLGHHIADAEVVEILERLGLTVETTDAGWTATAPTWRFDIAIEQDLIEEVGRIYGYDNIPNQNPAAALKMHDHVEADLPLKRVRNLLVDRGYQEAITYSFVEPEQQKLIVPDVEPLILPFPISAEMSAMRLGLIQGLLNTVVHNQKRQQPRVRLFESGLRFIPCETAENGMRQEPMLAGVIAGTRSEEHWDIETNTVDFFDLKGDLEAILELSANEKAYSFAAAKHPALHPGQSAAIIVDGKEVGVIGTVHPELERKFGLNGRTIVFEIEWSAINTKVIPEAVALSKFPSNRRDIAVVVDEAVASGDIVNACLEAGGEFLTDAKLFDVYVGKGVEEGKKSLAIALSLQSVERTLEDADIAGSVDAIVAHVAEKFGASLRD; translated from the coding sequence ATGAAATTTAGCGAATCTTGGCTTCGTGAGTGGGTAAACCCTGCGGTTACAACTGACGAGCTAACTCACCAAATCACTATGGCCGGCCTAGAGGTAGACGACGTACTACCTGTAGCAGGCACTTTCACTGGCGTCAAAGTGGGTCAGGTTGTTGAGTGCGGCCAGCACCCAGACGCTGACAAACTGCGTGTAACCAAAGTTGATGTTGGTGAAGAAGAACTACTAGACATCGTTTGTGGTGCTTCTAACTGTCGTCAGGGCCTGAAAGTGGCTGTTGCGACTGTTGGCGCAGTACTACCAGGCGATTTCAAAATCAAGAAAGCCAAGCTACGCGGTCAGCCATCTCACGGCATGCTATGTTCATTCACTGAACTGGGTATCGACGTTGAATCTGACGGCATCATGGAGCTGGCAGAAGATGCGGTAAACGGTACTGATTTCCGCGAATTCCTAGGTCTGGACGACGTAACCGTTGACGTTGACCTAACGGCAAACCGTGCTGACTGCTTCAGCATCCGCGGTCTTGCGCGTGAAGTTGGTGTACTGAATCGCGCTGACGTGACTGAGCCAGCGGTTGAAGCGGTTGCTCCGTCTATCGACGACACTGTATCTATCGAAGTGAAAGCTCCTGCTGCATGTCCACGTTACCTTGGCCGTGTGGTTAAGAACGTAAACGTTCAGGCAGAAACACCACTTTGGATGCAAGAGAAGCTACGTCGTTGTGGTATCCGTTCAATCGATCCGGTTGTCGACATCACTAACTACGTTCTACTTGAGCAAGGCCAGCCAATGCACGCGTTCGATCTGGCGAAGATCGAAGGTGGTATCGTGGTTCGTTTGGCAGAGCAGGGCGAGAAGCTAACGCTGCTAGACGGCACTGAAGCTGAGCTAAATGCTGATACCCTAGTTGTTGCCGACCACAACAAAGCTCTAGCAATCGCTGGTATCTTTGGTGGTGAAGAGTCTGGTGTAACCACCGAGACTAAAGACGTGCTACTAGAGTGTGCATTCTTCGCACCTGACCACATCCGTGGCCGCGCGCGTAGTTACGGCCTGCACACTGATTCTTCAATGCGTTTCGAGCGTGGTGTGGATTACGCACTTCAGGTAAGCGCAATGGAGCGTGCCACTCAGCTTCTGGTTGAAATCTGTGGTGGTGAAGTTGCACCTGTGGTTGCCGAAGAATCTGAAGCTGATCTTCCTAAGCCAAGCACGGTAGCACTGCGCCGTACTAAGCTAGACAACCTGCTAGGCCACCACATTGCTGATGCGGAAGTGGTTGAGATCCTAGAGCGTCTGGGCCTAACTGTAGAAACTACAGATGCGGGTTGGACAGCGACTGCACCAACTTGGCGTTTCGACATTGCTATCGAGCAGGATCTGATTGAAGAAGTTGGCCGTATCTACGGTTACGACAACATTCCAAACCAGAACCCAGCAGCAGCACTTAAGATGCACGACCACGTTGAAGCAGATCTTCCTCTTAAGCGTGTTCGCAACTTACTTGTTGACCGTGGTTACCAAGAAGCGATCACTTACAGCTTCGTTGAGCCAGAGCAGCAGAAGCTGATCGTGCCTGACGTTGAGCCGCTAATCCTGCCGTTCCCGATTTCTGCGGAAATGTCAGCAATGCGCCTTGGTCTGATCCAGGGCCTGCTTAATACGGTCGTTCACAACCAGAAGCGTCAGCAGCCACGTGTTCGCCTGTTCGAATCTGGTCTGCGTTTCATCCCATGTGAAACGGCTGAAAACGGCATGCGCCAAGAGCCGATGCTTGCCGGTGTTATCGCGGGTACGCGTAGCGAAGAGCACTGGGACATCGAAACCAACACCGTTGATTTCTTCGATCTGAAAGGTGATCTAGAAGCGATTCTTGAGCTATCGGCCAACGAGAAGGCCTACAGCTTCGCAGCAGCCAAGCACCCGGCTCTTCACCCAGGTCAGTCTGCGGCAATCATCGTGGACGGCAAGGAAGTGGGTGTGATCGGTACGGTTCACCCAGAGCTAGAGCGTAAGTTTGGTCTGAACGGCCGTACAATCGTATTCGAAATCGAATGGTCTGCGATTAACACCAAAGTGATCCCAGAAGCCGTTGCACTGTCTAAGTTCCCATCAAACCGTCGTGACATCGCTGTTGTTGTTGATGAAGCGGTAGCTTCAGGCGACATCGTAAATGCATGCCTAGAAGCGGGCGGTGAGTTCCTGACTGACGCTAAACTGTTCGACGTTTATGTTGGTAAAGGCGTCGAAGAAGGCAAGAAGAGCCTGGCTATCGCCCTGAGCCTTCAGTCTGTTGAGCGCACGTTGGAAGATGCTGACATCGCTGGCTCTGTTGATGCTATCGTTGCTCATGTTGCTGAGAAGTTCGGCGCGTCACTTCGTGACTAA
- a CDS encoding outer membrane beta-barrel protein, translating to MKKLMLLPLAALVGASFAANAQQPMTQNFDYISGGFQYSKFSNDIPSSASVNIYGDVYGTTTDDAAGLYLRGSWNFTDNFFVEMRGDAAAADDMVFSNGLLGLGYFMPIQEDLTVYGLAGFANYRYDLDVNTPIGTIGGDHSDSGFTGELGARYQIMDKWMIEPAVRFAAFDDTMYELRLGNNVQITDHVSLEANLSRMDFDANKETNFQLGARYSF from the coding sequence ATGAAAAAGTTAATGCTACTTCCTTTGGCTGCACTTGTCGGTGCTTCTTTCGCTGCCAACGCTCAACAGCCGATGACCCAGAACTTCGACTACATTTCTGGTGGCTTCCAGTACAGCAAATTCAGCAACGACATTCCTTCTTCAGCAAGCGTAAATATTTATGGTGATGTCTACGGTACTACAACTGATGATGCAGCAGGTCTTTACCTACGTGGTAGCTGGAACTTCACTGACAACTTCTTCGTCGAAATGCGCGGTGATGCCGCAGCAGCAGACGATATGGTCTTCTCCAACGGCCTATTGGGTCTTGGCTACTTCATGCCAATCCAAGAAGATTTGACAGTTTACGGCCTGGCTGGTTTTGCAAATTACCGTTATGACCTAGATGTAAACACTCCTATTGGTACTATTGGTGGCGACCACTCTGACTCAGGTTTCACCGGTGAGCTAGGTGCCCGCTACCAGATTATGGATAAGTGGATGATTGAACCCGCTGTTCGCTTTGCGGCATTTGATGACACCATGTATGAACTGCGCCTAGGTAACAACGTTCAAATTACCGATCATGTTAGCCTTGAAGCCAACCTATCTCGCATGGACTTTGATGCGAACAAAGAAACCAACTTCCAACTTGGTGCGCGCTACAGCTTCTAA
- the pheS gene encoding phenylalanine--tRNA ligase subunit alpha — protein MQHLDEIIANATAAIEQADSLVALDEVRVQYLGKKGELTLQLQSLGKLPPEERRSAGQEINKAKGVVQQAIVARKDALQRAELEAKLAAETIDVTLPGRRIENGGLHPVTRTVERIEQFFGELGFNTESGPEIEDAFHNFDALNIAEDHPARTDHDTFFFNPDLMLRTHTSGVQIRTMENGKPPFRFIAPGRVYRNDYDQTHTPMFHQVEGMLVDENVNFAQLKGILHDFLCNFFEEEVEVRFRPSYFPFTEPSAEVDVKGKNGKWLEVLGCGMVHPNVLRSVGIDPEKYSGFAFGMGVERLTMLRYGVNDLRAFFENDLRFLKQFK, from the coding sequence ATGCAACATCTAGACGAGATTATTGCCAACGCAACGGCAGCTATCGAGCAGGCTGATTCATTAGTCGCTCTGGACGAAGTCCGTGTCCAGTATCTGGGCAAAAAGGGTGAATTGACCCTTCAACTTCAAAGTTTGGGTAAGCTTCCACCAGAAGAGCGCCGCTCTGCTGGTCAGGAAATCAACAAGGCTAAAGGTGTTGTTCAGCAGGCGATTGTCGCTCGCAAAGACGCACTGCAGCGCGCTGAACTAGAAGCGAAGCTTGCGGCTGAAACTATCGATGTGACCCTACCTGGTCGTCGCATTGAAAATGGTGGCCTGCACCCAGTAACGCGTACGGTTGAGCGTATTGAGCAGTTTTTTGGTGAGCTAGGCTTTAACACTGAGTCTGGCCCGGAGATCGAAGATGCATTCCACAACTTCGATGCGCTGAACATTGCTGAAGATCACCCAGCACGTACCGACCACGATACTTTCTTCTTCAACCCTGATCTAATGTTGCGTACTCACACGTCTGGCGTTCAGATCCGTACGATGGAAAATGGCAAGCCGCCTTTCCGTTTCATCGCTCCGGGCCGTGTATACCGTAACGACTACGATCAGACGCATACGCCAATGTTCCACCAGGTGGAAGGTATGCTGGTTGATGAGAACGTTAACTTCGCGCAGCTAAAAGGCATCCTTCACGACTTCCTATGCAACTTCTTCGAAGAAGAAGTGGAAGTGCGTTTCCGTCCTTCTTACTTCCCGTTTACAGAGCCTTCAGCTGAAGTTGACGTTAAAGGCAAGAACGGTAAGTGGCTTGAGGTACTAGGTTGCGGTATGGTTCACCCGAACGTACTTCGCAGTGTAGGTATCGACCCTGAGAAATACTCTGGTTTTGCATTTGGTATGGGCGTTGAGCGTCTAACCATGCTTCGTTACGGCGTAAACGACCTTCGTGCGTTCTTCGAGAACGACCTTCGTTTCCTAAAACAATTCAAGTAA
- the btuD gene encoding vitamin B12 ABC transporter ATP-binding protein BtuD: MILSAQNLAMPPRLLPVSFSVLRGEIVHLIGPNGSGKSTAISMLSGLAEAQGEITLAGENLASLELPRLAQMRCYLAQQDKPAFAVGVYHYLSLALSPLGELPAGRVQAALDEICGALKIADKLNRNIQQLSGGEWQRVRLAAACLQVWPTLNPEAQLLLLDEPASALDIGQEAIMYQLIRRLASKGIAVVMANHDLNRTLREADKVILLNNGSCVVKGRPHEVMTVNTLETVFSTQVQRIEHEGKSCLLFTD, from the coding sequence GTGATCCTATCTGCTCAAAACTTGGCGATGCCACCCCGGTTATTACCGGTTTCATTTTCAGTCCTGCGTGGCGAAATTGTTCATCTCATTGGCCCCAATGGCAGCGGCAAGAGTACCGCAATTTCCATGCTATCTGGGCTGGCCGAAGCCCAAGGTGAAATAACCTTGGCCGGTGAGAATCTCGCAAGCTTAGAGCTTCCTCGGCTGGCCCAGATGCGCTGTTATCTGGCACAGCAGGACAAGCCGGCTTTTGCCGTCGGGGTGTACCATTATTTGTCACTTGCCCTGTCGCCGCTGGGAGAGCTGCCTGCTGGCCGAGTCCAAGCGGCGTTAGACGAGATTTGCGGAGCGTTGAAAATTGCCGATAAGCTCAACCGAAATATTCAGCAGTTGTCCGGGGGAGAGTGGCAGCGCGTGAGGTTAGCGGCGGCCTGTCTTCAGGTATGGCCGACATTGAATCCTGAAGCCCAATTACTATTATTGGATGAGCCGGCATCGGCACTGGATATCGGCCAGGAAGCCATTATGTATCAACTTATCCGCCGTCTGGCAAGCAAGGGAATCGCGGTGGTGATGGCCAATCATGACTTGAACCGCACCCTGAGAGAGGCTGATAAAGTAATTTTATTGAATAATGGCTCTTGTGTGGTGAAAGGTCGGCCACACGAAGTCATGACCGTCAACACGCTGGAAACGGTCTTTTCTACTCAAGTTCAGCGCATTGAGCATGAAGGCAAATCTTGCCTCTTGTTTACAGATTAA
- the astE gene encoding succinylglutamate desuccinylase — MGMLQRVKEGKFLEATLDLALPEEQGRWLTESGTVCELLGRGILSFSPAVASVPVEQSKDIVLSSGVHGDETSPIELLQQLVEQILSGEIQPVHRLLVIIGHPEAINQHRRYVDENMNRLFKAHNLATNPDCIRANELQLAVRDFYQFGEKVQRSRWHLDLHCAIRDSAHFTFAVSPCSSHQTRKQELFSFLQHGEIEAALLSNSPSPTFSWYSAEYFGAQALTMELGKVAPFGQNDLRRLAPFYQAMVALVTQISPDYHWQHDKLVVYKVTRTLIKQTEQFMLNFPDDQANFTLYPQGTLLGRDRDLEYYVLEEGEAVVFPNANVAIGQRACLLVKKAEVSVGEQIVAQ, encoded by the coding sequence ATGGGAATGCTACAGCGAGTAAAAGAAGGGAAGTTTCTTGAAGCGACATTGGATTTAGCTTTGCCCGAAGAGCAGGGACGCTGGCTGACTGAGTCTGGCACGGTATGCGAACTGTTAGGGAGAGGTATATTATCGTTCTCACCAGCGGTTGCTTCGGTTCCGGTAGAGCAATCAAAAGATATTGTGCTGTCGTCTGGCGTGCACGGTGATGAAACTAGCCCTATCGAGTTACTCCAGCAATTAGTTGAGCAAATTCTTTCTGGTGAAATTCAACCCGTACACCGACTATTGGTGATCATTGGCCATCCTGAAGCGATTAATCAGCACCGCCGATATGTCGATGAGAACATGAACCGGCTGTTTAAGGCCCATAACCTAGCAACGAACCCTGACTGTATTCGTGCCAATGAACTGCAGCTGGCGGTCCGTGATTTCTACCAATTTGGTGAAAAGGTACAGCGCTCTCGCTGGCACCTTGATCTGCATTGTGCAATTCGTGATTCAGCCCACTTCACATTTGCTGTTAGTCCCTGTTCTAGTCATCAAACCCGCAAACAAGAGTTGTTTTCGTTCTTGCAACATGGAGAAATTGAAGCGGCGTTATTGTCGAATTCTCCTTCGCCGACATTCAGTTGGTACAGCGCCGAGTATTTTGGCGCGCAGGCTTTGACGATGGAGTTGGGTAAGGTCGCGCCCTTCGGTCAGAATGACCTGCGGCGTTTAGCCCCGTTCTATCAAGCGATGGTCGCGCTGGTTACTCAGATAAGCCCTGACTATCATTGGCAACACGACAAACTTGTAGTGTACAAGGTGACAAGGACTCTGATAAAGCAAACCGAGCAATTCATGCTTAACTTTCCGGACGATCAAGCTAATTTTACGCTGTATCCACAGGGAACCCTGTTGGGCCGTGACCGGGATCTGGAGTATTACGTACTGGAAGAAGGTGAAGCGGTTGTCTTTCCCAATGCCAATGTGGCTATAGGTCAGCGCGCCTGTTTGTTGGTGAAGAAGGCGGAGGTCTCTGTGGGTGAACAAATTGTTGCTCAGTAG
- a CDS encoding M3 family oligoendopeptidase, with amino-acid sequence MNIPSWDLSIAYQGVNDPKIEQDLAAVEALFSELEKLDVTSLAGLASALNRQQIERVKVMTLSAYVNCILSVDAADEHAKKLLGKVNVLQSQLDQAMTPFMQAIVNLSLVDFEALLEMGEGEEALSSWRFLLERERLLKPQQLTVAEEQLLTALDVDGKLAWGRLYDNITGSMKVTLQLPDGQQERMGLSQAASLLYGGDSMRREPAWRAISEAMTTHQESFAAILNALSGARLTEYQKRSHTQQVHFLDPSLHTSRIEKATLDAMMAVARGNRHIGQKAGLLMARLFGTDKLKPWDEMASMPALSGGDASTYSFAQGIAIIREAFAGVDPEMAEFVDMMVEKQLIDAAPQPNKRLGAYCTKFADSRLPLVFMTWGGSMSDVLTLAHELGHAFHNWVMQDMPLVQTRYPMTLAETASIFAENVVRDALMEKASDEQEKLLMLWEEAQSALALMVNIPVRYEFEKAFYEQRQGGEFTPEQLKTLMSDTWQEWYGEAMDETNEMFWASKLHFSIAEISFYNYPYLFGYLFSKGVYAQREAKGDSFYADYKALLRDTGSMTAEEVVVKHLGMDIRQPEFWQQSVDMVAKQIDEFELVLGKFNGFRH; translated from the coding sequence ATGAATATTCCGAGCTGGGATTTATCTATTGCCTACCAAGGGGTTAATGATCCCAAAATCGAACAAGATCTAGCAGCGGTGGAGGCATTGTTTTCTGAGCTGGAAAAATTGGATGTAACGTCTTTGGCGGGGTTGGCTTCAGCACTCAACAGGCAACAAATCGAGCGTGTGAAAGTAATGACGCTCAGCGCGTATGTCAATTGTATATTGTCGGTCGATGCTGCTGATGAACACGCGAAGAAATTGCTCGGTAAGGTGAATGTGCTGCAGTCCCAGCTTGATCAGGCCATGACCCCGTTTATGCAAGCCATTGTGAACCTAAGCCTTGTAGACTTTGAAGCCTTGCTTGAAATGGGTGAGGGTGAAGAGGCGCTATCTTCATGGCGTTTCCTGCTGGAGCGCGAGCGCTTGCTTAAGCCACAGCAACTAACAGTGGCTGAAGAGCAGCTGCTCACCGCACTGGATGTCGATGGCAAGCTGGCATGGGGGCGGTTGTACGATAATATCACTGGCAGTATGAAGGTCACCTTGCAACTGCCTGACGGGCAACAGGAGCGAATGGGATTGTCTCAGGCAGCCAGTCTACTCTATGGGGGGGATAGCATGCGCAGAGAACCTGCCTGGCGCGCCATCTCTGAAGCGATGACTACCCATCAGGAAAGCTTTGCTGCCATCTTGAATGCGCTGTCCGGTGCGCGTCTGACGGAATACCAAAAGCGCAGTCATACCCAGCAGGTGCATTTTCTTGATCCTAGCCTGCATACTAGCCGAATCGAAAAAGCGACCCTTGATGCCATGATGGCGGTCGCTAGAGGCAACCGTCATATTGGCCAAAAAGCGGGGCTACTGATGGCGCGGCTGTTTGGTACCGATAAGCTTAAACCTTGGGATGAAATGGCGTCTATGCCCGCTTTGTCTGGCGGAGACGCCAGTACGTACAGTTTCGCGCAAGGCATTGCTATCATCCGCGAAGCTTTTGCCGGTGTCGATCCTGAAATGGCAGAGTTCGTCGATATGATGGTCGAGAAGCAGTTGATCGATGCTGCCCCGCAGCCGAATAAACGTTTGGGTGCTTATTGTACTAAATTCGCCGATAGCAGGCTGCCACTGGTTTTCATGACTTGGGGCGGCAGTATGTCGGATGTCCTGACATTGGCCCATGAGCTTGGCCATGCTTTCCATAACTGGGTAATGCAAGACATGCCATTGGTTCAAACCCGTTACCCGATGACGTTGGCGGAAACGGCTTCTATTTTTGCCGAAAACGTAGTGCGCGATGCGTTGATGGAAAAAGCCAGCGATGAGCAAGAAAAGTTATTGATGCTGTGGGAGGAAGCCCAGTCAGCTCTGGCACTGATGGTCAATATCCCGGTGCGCTATGAGTTTGAAAAGGCGTTTTACGAACAGCGCCAAGGCGGGGAGTTTACCCCTGAACAGCTTAAGACACTGATGTCGGACACCTGGCAGGAGTGGTACGGCGAGGCCATGGACGAAACTAACGAGATGTTCTGGGCCAGCAAGCTGCACTTTAGCATCGCGGAAATCAGTTTCTATAACTACCCGTATTTGTTTGGCTATCTGTTCAGCAAGGGGGTGTACGCCCAGCGCGAGGCGAAAGGCGACAGCTTTTATGCGGACTATAAAGCCTTGCTTCGTGATACGGGTTCGATGACAGCGGAAGAGGTGGTTGTAAAACACCTGGGTATGGATATACGCCAACCGGAGTTCTGGCAGCAGAGCGTCGATATGGTCGCCAAGCAAATTGACGAGTTTGAGTTGGTGCTCGGCAAGTTTAATGGCTTCCGTCACTGA
- the ihfA gene encoding integration host factor subunit alpha — protein MALTKADLAENLFENVGLSKRDAKDTVEVFFEEIRKALESGEQVKLSGFGNFDLRDKNERPGRNPKTGEDIPISARRVVTFRPGQKLKARVENIEIEK, from the coding sequence ATGGCGCTCACAAAAGCCGATTTGGCTGAGAACCTGTTTGAAAATGTTGGATTGAGCAAACGGGACGCCAAGGATACGGTGGAAGTCTTCTTTGAGGAAATCAGAAAAGCGCTTGAAAGTGGTGAACAGGTTAAGCTATCCGGTTTTGGTAACTTTGACCTGCGCGACAAGAACGAGCGTCCGGGAAGAAATCCAAAAACGGGTGAAGATATCCCAATCTCCGCTCGCCGTGTTGTGACTTTCCGTCCAGGTCAGAAATTAAAAGCTCGCGTAGAAAATATCGAAATCGAAAAGTAA
- the btuC gene encoding vitamin B12 ABC transporter permease BtuC: protein MQLQTLMRRRQLRWRTGFMTSALLLVLVCFLSLAVGEIFIWPWSAQSGLEQQLLLQLRMPRLLAAITVGASLAASGAVLQVLLGNPLAEPGVLGISGGASLALVILLFVLPFAPTPILMMAAAMVGAFLFTLILVGLSRRKRVSTARLLLIGVALGILSGAVVTWAFYFSDDLNLRMLMYWLMGSVAGVSWQQLTLLLFVLPVLLWLCLQGRKLDLLMLGEHQAKQLGLDVAASRWRLILVVSLLVGASVALAGVIGFIGLVVPHLLRLALGTENRYLLPLSALCGALLLALADTLARVMLPAAELPVGVVITSLGAPVFIWMLLRSQID, encoded by the coding sequence ATGCAACTACAAACGTTAATGCGCCGTCGGCAGCTTAGATGGCGTACAGGATTTATGACTTCAGCCCTATTGCTGGTGCTTGTCTGCTTTCTTTCTCTTGCCGTAGGTGAAATATTCATATGGCCGTGGTCAGCCCAATCAGGCCTTGAGCAGCAATTGCTGCTCCAGCTCAGAATGCCCCGGTTGCTGGCGGCTATCACGGTTGGGGCTTCGTTGGCGGCATCGGGCGCGGTCTTGCAAGTTTTATTGGGGAACCCACTGGCAGAGCCTGGCGTATTGGGGATTTCCGGTGGCGCCAGTCTGGCCCTTGTTATTTTGCTCTTTGTGCTCCCCTTTGCGCCAACCCCTATTTTGATGATGGCCGCCGCCATGGTTGGGGCATTTTTGTTTACTCTTATTCTTGTTGGCTTATCTCGGCGAAAGCGGGTTTCTACAGCCCGGTTATTGCTCATCGGGGTCGCTTTGGGGATTTTGTCTGGCGCCGTTGTAACCTGGGCATTTTATTTCAGTGATGACTTAAATCTTCGCATGCTGATGTATTGGCTGATGGGAAGTGTGGCCGGGGTCAGTTGGCAGCAGCTGACATTGCTGTTATTTGTCTTGCCGGTATTGCTCTGGCTATGTCTCCAGGGCCGCAAGCTAGATTTATTGATGCTAGGCGAACACCAGGCCAAGCAACTAGGGTTGGATGTAGCGGCCAGCCGCTGGCGGTTAATTCTCGTTGTATCGCTATTGGTGGGGGCCTCGGTAGCCTTAGCCGGTGTGATTGGATTTATCGGTCTCGTGGTACCGCACTTATTGCGCCTGGCTCTGGGTACCGAAAATCGCTACTTGCTCCCCCTATCGGCGCTCTGCGGTGCATTGCTGCTAGCCTTGGCCGATACACTGGCGAGAGTGATGCTGCCTGCTGCCGAGCTACCGGTTGGGGTGGTGATCACCAGCTTGGGTGCGCCGGTGTTTATTTGGATGCTGTTGCGCTCACAAATCGATTAA